TCCTGGAACTTCCAAATAATAGCCCTGTGACAGTGTGACTCATAGAATAGAGTGAAATCAGGTTCTATTTTTAACACACTAACAGCTACACAACGTTAGTGACGGGACCTGTCAGgttaataactttttttacacaatttttcGTGTAAAATGGGGCTACATAgagtttaaatgcattattttcactatggtatacagtatactgtcaaaaagcaaagaaaagcaGGCGCAGGCTTGGCTAAAACAGAAGGAAACATTCAAAGGGTGGTGAAATAATGCTAGTTTTTACCTGTGGAATATATTCGGAAGACACTGATTTTAataggcttttattttttttgtacagaagatAAAATAATCACAGAAACCAATCAGGGCTGTAAAAAGGCCagttatttaaaacctttttgaaatataaattcaatgaaaaagaaaaaaaaaaccttgagaaaCTTTGGTATTTTCCACATTAAACACATTGGTATTTTCCTGAATTttcaaaaaaagcaaagaaagaaaaacaaacgcaTGGTCTGCATTCATGCATtttataacaattgtaagtcgctctggataagggcgtctgttaagaaataaataataataactcaagTTGCCATTAAGCCATTccctattctttctttctttctttctttcttttttaaggtaaaatatattgtattggtTTCATGGGGGAGGGGTGAGTCCCCCAGCACTTGAGCGCACGTTGAGATCCATGCTTTTGTCTGTCTTTGAACAGAGAGGATTCCATGATGGAGTACCTGAAGATCGCCCAGGATCTGGAGATGTATGGAGTGAACTATTTCAGCATCAAGAACAAGAAAGGCTCTGAACTGTGGCTGGGAGTGGACGCCCTGGGACTCAATATATACGAGCATAATGACAAGTACGCTCTGACACCGCACAGGCAAAGCAGGGCTGGGCTGGACTGAGGGCTGTGGGAGCTATTATATAGCAAGTAATGCCCTGCTGGGTTGGGTGTTAGTGCTTCATTGGAGTCTCGAATCTCTCTTCGATGTTTTGCACAGCATTGTAATTTACTTGCAAAGCACTTGTACAACATAAGAGGCTAATTGTGAATGTTGATAACAGATTGCTCTTGTGAATATCTAAATATTTTGAGAAGGGGCAGCAGCATTGCAGACTCGGCACTTCACAGCTCTATCATGTAACAAGCTCCACTGTAGTCTATatttataacctttttttttactcactgttTTAAAGGATGAACCCTAAGATTGGATTCCCATGGAGTGAAATCAGAAATATTTCCTTTAACGATAAGAAGTTTGTAATCAAGCCGATTGACAAAAAAGCTCCTGTAAGTACtcgttacaatattattttaattaatttttttattacattttagggCATCTCATATGCATATGTTAACATTGAGATGATTATATGGAACTTGAAATGCCATCCAGCACACAGTAATAAGTTTTCTAATGTGTTGTCAtcattatattttagtttttttctttaaataaaagaatacCTTTGTCCAGGCTTCTGAAGGACTATACCAAACCAGTTTAACTAACTGTATATAGCGTCCGTCAAGTGAACTAATTCcagcacactgtaaaaaaatcAAGTAATACTTTAAAGAGCTCCAAACTGCTCGCTAGTGAAAGGCCAAATCAAAGAGCTCAGATTTAAAAGTACAGACGACTCTGGATTCTGGATACAGTATGGAAGTGAGTTCCAAAGTGAAGGCACTCAAACTAAAAGCCCTTGAACCGTAGGTTTTTAATCAAGTTCTTGGAATAACCAAGAGGCCATCGTTTGCCAAAGTACAGGCCTGCTTGTAGGGAGTAAGTAACTCACGCACAGAGGCAGGGCCAGAACCACGAATAGCCTTGGACTAGGACACATGAACAGAACTATCGGATTGTTTTGTTAGGTTGATCATTTTGTCCTGGGCTCAACAACAAAAAGACTGTTGGCTGTTGTATGCCTGGGTGGGAATGGGGAGAGTTGGCACTGGGTTGCGTCACAGAGGATGGATAAAGATGCCTGCTCTCTGTTTCAGGACTTTGTGTTCTACGCCCCTCGGCTGAGGATCAACAAGCGCATCCTGGCTCTGTGCATGGGCAACCACGAGCTGTACATGCGACGACGCAAGCCCGACACCATCGAGGTGCAGCAGATGAAGGCGCAGGCCCGCGAGGAGAAGCACCAGAAGCAGATGGACAGGTCAGTGCTGCTCTGCATTCAAGCATtcgcaaaaaataaaataaaaaacagtgtttccccattctgatttttaaatgcaaaaacaagaacAGGAGGTAATGCAACCATAATGTCCATAACTAAATCGTATTGTGATGATTGCATACTTCCAATACTCCATTCTTTAACTCCTAATGCCTTATTTAATGCCTAAGAGACCTTGACTTTTATTACCGAGTGGTTTGgttagactttaaaaaaaaaaaaaaactagcagtgCATCAAAGACTGTAGTAAACCTGTTGAAAGCTTGCCCCTTAGTTTGTTCTTGCAAATGCATGAGTGGATGGAGCTGCCCCCTGACTGTGCTGTTCTCACAGGGCACTGCTGGAGAATGAGAAGAAGAAGCGAGAGATGGCTGAGAAGGACAAGGAGAAGATTGAGAAGGAGAAGGCAGAGCTGATGGAAAAGCTCGCCCAGATCGAGGAGCAGACAAAGAAGGCCCAGCAAGGTTGGGATCCACATAGAATAGTATAGGACtgtgtatataatacacacagtataGTGCAGGactgtatataatacacacagtataGTGTAGGACTGtctatataatacacacagtataGGGGAACATGACCAATTACCTGCAGGTTATTATGAGGGGGGATTTAATACCTAGcttttacaatgaaataaaatatgttcaaaaTTTCCAGGTGTTTCAGTGAAGCACATATCAGATTCGAGTGCATCCTAACACAATGCTGGGCATTGATTCAGCTCAGGATTAGAAGGTTGGGGGGAGGGGTGGTGTAGTACCACTTGTTACAGTATAGCTGGTGTCTGCTGGATGTGTCTGACCAGGCTCAAGACAGATTAGTTTGCGAATCGAAGGCAGGGCAGAAGCCTGTGCAGTCACTGTGGCACCAGTGACAGAGCCTGACCGAGCGTCCCTCTCCCCTCAGAGCTGGAGGAGCAGACCCGACGGGCCATTGAGCTGGATCAGGAGAGGAAGCGGGCCCAGGAGGAGGCGGAGCGACTGGAAAAGGAGCGCAGGATGGCAGAGGAGGCTAAGGCCGCCCTGCTGCATCAGTCTGAGAGCCAAATGAAGAACCAGGAGCACCTGGTGAGGAAACCAGCAGATAAATTAGCATGGATTAAATCCAGGGGTGCAGACACCACAGACCCAGATCCACTGCCAGACTCCCCGCTCGGTGTGCAGGATTTACTGGCATCACAATGTTATAGCACTACAGCCGATATACCTGCCTCTCTCTTATACCTGGCATTTTTGGTTTGGATAAATCACTTCCAACATGCATGCAGTTAAAATACTTCAGCACTGAAATTTCAGGTAAGGTGGTGATGTTAATTGTTTagaccaggggttttcaactggcGGTAAGCGTACCCCTgcgggtacttctaagggtcgtAGGGGATATGCAGGACAACttagaaatgcacaaataaaaacgaaagtaaaaaataataatttttttaacggtattatatatactgtgtaaaaTGATGTagtctttgtttagcagctcggAATAGAAAGAGAATacgagtgtttccaaagagattcccaaatgCTGTCTTAATTCTGTGCACCCAgttaagttttaagaattaagcctactgtttggtattctgtcttaaACTAGCAGTTTGTCAGCCCCAGACTGTTgtgaaaaatgatatattaaataaacaggaaaaaatgtgtaaccagattattctgccttttaacTGGTGGAACCATTCGGTGATCGAACATTATAAAGTGTACTTTACCTGAAACCTCCCGACCAGAAGGGGTTTCGATTCCTATTCATACCTTGATTTTCAAGCGCACATTACCGGAGAGCACACTAAATTGATTTACATAACCAGGAATGCTTACTGACccgaaaatagttttttttttttttttttttacagaagatgtTGATGAGTTGACAAATCTATCTGATGGCTAACTTCTTCGCATTTACGCACCCCTCAAACAATctggtgtaaaatcaaaaccagaCGCAGCATTTATAAAATTCTTTCTGATCCGACTTCCTGagggttgtggctaccactgatacttttacagtttttaggtagGAGATCACTAAGTTGTAAAGAAGAAAGCATTTCAGAGtaaattttaaaactttttttttttttaacattcaaactaggtaatcgtaggGTTTATTTCATCATCTTAACAATCTTCAgactctcagctgtttagaaacgTTTAATAAGGTTTAGTTTCAGTGGATATTTGTCTTGATATGTTATGTCactcagacctcaaacaggtagaatgcTCACCGTAGTGGAAGGGTTAAATGCACACCTGTGCCAAAGGCAAGGAtagctttcatttttatatatctaCATCTGCTGACACGTGTTCTGTTTCTGCAGGCCACTGAACTGGCGGAATTAACTTCGAAAATCTCCCTCCTGGAGGACACCCAGAAGAAGAAGGAAACCGAAGCCATGGAGTGGCAGCAGAAGGTGCGGCGCCCCCTGTGTGTCACACACTGTCAGAGCTGAGCAGCAGTGTGTACGGCAGGACTTAGAAACAAACCAAGAGTCTTTGGCTCCATGGCTGTGTGCGCTTTCTTGATCATTTTATTGCCTCTCCACTCTTAAGGTTCCCGCAATTCCCTTTAATAAAGCAAGGGTATAAGTTTGAATCCTGGGCTATATAGCACAGTGGTCACGAAAGGGTTAACAGTACTACGCATGGGTATCCAGCATAGAGCTATTTGTAGGTAGGGCGGAATTAAAAGCAATTAGTAAGATGCGAGCTTAGATCCGAGCttctgaccctaaccctaaccccagatcAAAATCTTAGTAAGCTGGTCAGCCCCCTGTCATTTTTTCCTTATTCTAAAAATAGTGACCTGACCCACAGTGTGACTAACACATGTACGTATGTAGTTCTGTATAGACCCCAGCTGTGACCCGTGTGTGTGGGCGTAGGCGTCGCTGCTCTCCACTTGTCTATGAAGGGTGGTCTCAGTTTCTGTAAGGCAGGGAAATCCTGTTTGCCTGGGAGGATGTTGGGTGCCCCATTGTGTTATTTTCcatattttgggtttttttgaaAGAATATGATAATAAATGGCAATTCCCACATGTCCTGTTATTGTGCTtcctaaaataaacacagaggtaGTGTTGTGTTCTCTTGCCTTATGAACTGAAACGCTGTATATGCAATACAGCTGACAGGCTTTCAAAATCAAATGTCAAAGCCATATTGCAATCTGGGATGTTCATTGTAGGGGCACTGATAGTTTCGTTTCAGACATTGGTAAGTCATTGTCAAACGCAGGTGCTAAACTTAGTGTGCAGAGTAAAGCTATTTGTTTTTTCATACCAGTCTTAGGTAATCTGGTACAATTGGGTTCTATATCACCATGCCCACACATCAGAAGCTTTACAGTTTAATATAATGAAACCCTTTTACAAAATAGATCCTAATGATTGCTGAAGATCATCCTTGACTTCTAATAGCTATGCATCATTAACGAAGAGATTTGTGAAACGATCCCATTTGAGGGAGTAGAAATGAGAACTCCTCGGCTGTAACAGTATTTTAAGATGCctaactgtctgtgtgtgtccgtGCTGCTGCAGGCAACCTCGGTCCAGGAGGACCTGGAGAGGACCAAGGAGGAGCTGAGGAAAAAGGTGATGGTGTGTCACGTTCAG
This window of the Polyodon spathula isolate WHYD16114869_AA chromosome 7, ASM1765450v1, whole genome shotgun sequence genome carries:
- the LOC121318925 gene encoding moesin-like isoform X2, translating into MQSWSLPSSPTPLANSSLIRVLEQHKLNKEQWEERIQVWHEEHRGILREDSMMEYLKIAQDLEMYGVNYFSIKNKKGSELWLGVDALGLNIYEHNDKMNPKIGFPWSEIRNISFNDKKFVIKPIDKKAPDFVFYAPRLRINKRILALCMGNHELYMRRRKPDTIEVQQMKAQAREEKHQKQMDRALLENEKKKREMAEKDKEKIEKEKAELMEKLAQIEEQTKKAQQELEEQTRRAIELDQERKRAQEEAERLEKERRMAEEAKAALLHQSESQMKNQEHLATELAELTSKISLLEDTQKKKETEAMEWQQKATSVQEDLERTKEELRKKVMVCHVQEPVHAENENDENDENGAQASAELTSEGTIQDRSEEERRTEAEKNERVQKQLMALTSELANARDETKKTVNDVIHAENVRAGRDKYKTLRQIRQGNTKQRIDEFESM